The nucleotide sequence CGTCGGACAAGGCGGCGTTTCCGGAGTTCTCCGCCGAGCGGACGATCGAGATCGCGTTCAAGGCGACCGACAGCCGGCCGGCGAGGAACGCTTGGTTGTTCGATGCAGCCGTCCAGGCGAAGACCTCGTCAGTCATGCCGTTTCGGTAGATGTCACGCATGACCGTCAGCGCCTGGATGGCGCCGCGGCGGTTGGAGCCCTGGCCGATGACGATGCGGTTCTCCTCGTTCTGGATGAAGCCGCCGTAGCAGTACAGGAGTGACGTGAGCAGCATGTTCGAGTCGATCTCGTTCGACATGCCGAGCCCGACCGGATGTCCGAGCTGCTTGAGCTTGGGTGCTCCCTTGCGCACGTCCTCCCATGTGTTGAGGCTTACCCCGGCTTCCTGCAGGTAGCTCCGGCGGTACTGAACCGGGTCCGGTGCGTAGTCGTCCGGAAACCCGTAGAACTGTTTCGTCTTCGGGTTGTAGGTGCTCTTCCTCGCCACCCTCGACATCGGTCCGAGCTTCCTCGAGACCTCCTGGACAAGGTCGGTCACGGGAACCGTCTGCTTCTGGAACGTGGACGGCGGCGAGATGAACCAGAACAGGTCGTGGCCGCTCTGGGCCGCGACCTGCGACGCGCCCGTGGAGTAGAGCAGGGCGTTGTTGATGTGGTCGATCTTGACCTCGACGTCGTTCGCCTCGCCCCACCGCTTGATGTACGTGTTGTCGAGCCACTGGTCGTATGCGGGGACGAAGTGGGCCCACTGCATGATTCGCAGCTCGCCCGCGAGCTGCTTGTG is from Candidatus Eisenbacteria bacterium and encodes:
- a CDS encoding extracellular solute-binding protein, which encodes MADVSDELPRPSSTLTRGGLLKKGAAGAFAAAMFGGLAEKSFGFYGPLQFAHKQLAGELRIMQWAHFVPAYDQWLDNTYIKRWGEANDVEVKIDHINNALLYSTGASQVAAQSGHDLFWFISPPSTFQKQTVPVTDLVQEVSRKLGPMSRVARKSTYNPKTKQFYGFPDDYAPDPVQYRRSYLQEAGVSLNTWEDVRKGAPKLKQLGHPVGLGMSNEIDSNMLLTSLLYCYGGFIQNEENRIVIGQGSNRRGAIQALTVMRDIYRNGMTDEVFAWTAASNNQAFLAGRLSVALNAISIVRSAENSGNAALSDDTFLASIPRGPVMRMGNEHVMGVFVIWKFAKNKEAARKYLVDQQLGYREHFIRSQFYNFPAWTGAIEGGFKSIRRMSAQDDHKPKGKYTILTTIAEKYTTNPGHPGNTTPVIDEIFNTFLIPQMFAEVAQGKMTPAEGVSAFARKANAIYRKWKNQGLV